In the genome of Lactuca sativa cultivar Salinas chromosome 3, Lsat_Salinas_v11, whole genome shotgun sequence, the window agtacgagtgaattatactcagagaataaaaccttagtatatgtaattgatccgggagcatggattagacatagtcattgtccctagtccgagagtatggattaggcataagcattcatcattaatcctagagtatggattagtcattcgtccctagtccgagagtatggtttaggtaaagtcgttcatttctgatccgggagtatggattaggtaaaacggctaatcttaggtccgagagtatggatagtctcgttgtgaggatcgacggggtgagataagagttgtttatatatatggtgaaattgtatattttgtgagttttaaactatatatatatggtataacattgtgggattgaaatccctatgtactcaccaggtttcccaacccgacccactcagtttatttataccacaggtgttgatatgaagtcacattacactgagagattaaggagatataaatcactagtgataatgaatgtaagttctgtttatgcttatgtttctgtattgacgatgacatcccaaatgttttaaaatgaataaaaataattttcttcaGAAGTGctctgataacgtatttatcatgttttactgggaacaaattccgcaacatttttattaaaaaaaaaagtactctgatttttataaagcataaacaaaatcggtcttttttggccgtgaaaatgaggatgtcacatgaAGGCTAGTTAAGGTCATGTATTAACTAATCCAAggatgaatcacttacttgattgaagattggagtgaaaagttggatgatacttgagaggatttcgagttctaGACTTGTAGAAGTGGAAAAGTGATTCAAAAAGGCTAAGTGTTGAATATATAGGTGGGAGTGTGTGGCTGgaatgggtgtgtggccgtacactcaagtgtgcggccgcacactccatatgttggagtgtttggcccgagtTTGCTTGATATGCATCTTGTTATCCCATTTCTAGGCTCCTACCTTGATTGTACTAGGTCTAGAACTCTCAAATAGACCCTAAACAGTGTTAAAAGGTAGCAAATCGAGTTTAACTTTGATATGTACATGATAAAAATTTCGGGTCGTCACAATTCCTGTAGTATGGAACTGCTAGAAGCAATAGCAATTGAAGCCGATGACTTCAAATTCTTAATAGAATTAATTAGAGAAGTTTGTTTATCTGTAGCTCCGTTGGGTTTACATTTTTTTTTGCTTTACTTAGCCTTTTAGGTGAGCTTTTACTTGCATAAACCCTTGTGTTAGCTTCAAATCTCCCTTTGTTTCATGAAAAGTTAAAAACCTTAACATTTTTGTTATTTGGTTGATTTCTCAAAACTGATTTGCATTCCATACAAACTTAGGATATATATAACAAAGAATTGGTATCACTAACACAAAAATTGCAATTCGATTTAAATTGTAACAATTGTTAATATTTTCTGTTGTTGTGAATTCAATTTCAGGCTTCAAATATCATGACTTCTACTGATCAAACTCAACTACATGAACTTTAATCGGATAATAGATTTGGATatattgtgatttttttttggaACTTTATGGTAATCGTTCATGTTTCTTTGAATTTTTTTAGTTTGTAACtttaaatttattgtgtttttttttcccGGGGGCGGGGGAATGCGAAAATTTCGAGGACAAGGGCGGTGGATGCATTTTCCGTCCCATTTGTCCCCGTTGACATCCTTAATGATCACCAATCATTTGAAGGTGGTGTCTGGGATTGTTTTAAAAACAAATTATTGATTTGTTGACTTTTTGAAAAGAtagtaaatttaaaaaaaaatggctaactcaaaacatttttcaaaatagttttttcataagttttaaaaatgagattttaaaaaacatgtaaaatttcatattttgaaaCTCATTTGACATATTTGAACCACAATAGCTTTAAAAAAGatattttaaaccaaaaactttttaatttattaaattattgaTTTTTATCACCACAAAAactaatttaaatatttaaaaactcaTGTTGTCACCACAAAAACACAAATgctaattgattttttttttaaaaaaacttagtTTTCCACCAAATGAATAATATTTTTGTCCAAAAATTAGTTTTAAAGTTTAAAAAGCAATCTTAAGCTGGAGGGAATATAATGCGGTTTGGTCGTAACCCTTGCCACGGTGACACGAGTACACCACCTCCTATGTTGTTTTGGGTGCGGTAGAACCGCACAAAGCTACTTTTGGCCACACCTttttttctctctcattttttttcatatttctttttctttagaaatccatttttcaTATTAAAACAAAACCCTTTAAGTATATTTCCAATAAATATGGgtatttaattttctttttctccATTTAACTCTTTTCTCTCCTTTTTATATCTTGCTTTCTATTTTTTtcacttctttttcttttcatttaatatataaatatatgaataatatgaTTTTGACTGATATTAActataatacatatacataaaatgattattttcatATTATATTCTTACAATTAAGAAAATAACATCCTCGTTTAATTAATTCGAACCgccaagcatatatatatatatatatatatatatatatatatatatatatatatatatatatatatatatatatatatatatatatatatatatatatataattttcatgaatcttttttaatatataaactatactttttttaatatataaattatatgaaatatagttttatgttaatatgttaatatgaataatttttttttttgaaataatgatatgttatttttttttattaaaagtgaaatttttatTTAAGTTAAATTGTTAAAGAAAAGAGTATGACAATGTGGTCAAGAATCATACTTTTATGTGACATCTTCAAAAAAAAACTTGATGGAAACCTTCTGCAACTTGATGAAAACCTTTAACGAATTTCAATATGATTTTCaatttttatttagaaaagtGACATGAGCATAACCGTTTTACCGGAACCAAATACATTTCCTATTCTAATAGGTAATATAAAAATTTAGGGACTACCGGAACATCAAACAACAACCAACCCCACCAGACCCCCCTTTCTTGTGACAATTTTGCCCCTTACGGCTGCTATAGGTGAAGGGGAAGGCGCCGTTTCCATTGATCGACAGAAAGCCAGCAAATATACACCGTTGACTGCCGTCGGTACCAGTGGCGTGAGAGAGATGAAGGAATACGTGGGCATGGTGGGAGCACAGATCGCCCAAGTGCTACTGATTATAGTAAGCAAGTACGCCATAGCAGATGGCATGTCCAACTACTCCTTCATTTTCTACTCCAATGCCCTCGCTTCACTCATCCTTCTTCCCCTTTCTCTCATCTTCCACAGGTAAATTAGGTCAATCTCCTCAAAATTTTCACTTCATAGGACTACGTTGATTAGCAATTTAGTAAGTTTCTATGGTTGGTTGCAGATCGGCCAATCGCCCTCCACTTACCTTCATCGTCGTCTGTGGATTTTTCACTATTGGCCTACTAGGGTATGTAACCTGTAATTTAACCTGAAATTTGTGGTGTTCTTGTGTATTCAATGACTACATTTTCGAATTCAAAAACATTTCTGTTGATTCGTGGGAGGAAGTGTTTACCAACGCCGACATCGTGTTTCTGGAACCAGAATGAACATTATAACTAGATTTTTCTCATCGCTTGACCTGATGTTGCTCAAATTCCTGATCTGCTCTACCGAAACGGAAACACTGACTGGTTAGTTTTTGAAGTTTCTTCGCACAGGTATTTGGCTATTCTGGTATCTCGTTATCCTCTGCTACTCTTGCCACAACCTTACTCAACCTCATCCCAGGTTTTACATTCATACTCGCCATCTTATTCAGGTAAAAATCTCTTTACGTTTCTGCTATCTAATTTCCCCTCATTTATCTTCTTTTGTATGTTATACTTAATGACACCATCATTGTTCTTTACCTTTATTGTACCTTGAAACATCAAGTCTCATTCGATTCAGATTGGTGGTTTCAGGATGGAAACAGTTGACTTAAGCATAACCACACAGGCAAAGTTCATCGGCACTGTAGTGTCAATTGCAGGAGCTATCATCATGACTCTTTACAAAGGCCCCACAATTCTATCATCTCTCTTAAAATCAGAAATCTCTCAGAATCTTCTTGTGCAACCATCAAATTGGGTACTCGGAGGCATCTTTCTAGCAATTGACTGCGTCTTTGGTTCAATGTATATGATTGCACAGGTATTATGATACACTTTTGCATATTAACATATTAACATGTTCTTtctaattacttgttttataatgTTTCCAGGCATTTATCCTTAAGAAATACCCTGCAGAGATGATTGTAATGTTCTCATACTGTTTTGTCTGCACCATTTTAGCAGCTCTAGCTTCTTCCATTGTGGAAGCTGACCTGAGTTCTTTTAGTTTAAAACCTAAAATAAGGCTGATGTCTATCCTCTACTCAGTAAGTTTTAGTTTTTTTGGCTCAATCTTATTAACTTTTTTCCAAACATAATTCACATTGAAACGAAACAAACAGGGGATTTTTGGGTCTGCTTTTCAAGTCACAGTTCAATCATGGTGCATAAAAAGGAGAGGTCCAGTTTTTGTTGCTATGTTTCATCCAATAGGAATTGTGATCGCAACTTTCATTGGTGTCATTTTCTTAGGTGATGGTGTCTATCTTGGAAGGTGaacatattttctttttatgtttatgtgtataaATTGTGATTCTACACATTAGtaatccaaaaccctaattttattttatttgcagTTTGTTGGGATCAGTTATTGTTGTTATTGGGTTTTATTCTGTGATGTGGGGAAAAGCTAAGGAAAAGAGTACGGTGGTTAACAATGGAGGGAGCTCAAAGTTGCAGAATGAAGAGGCACCTCTCTTGCAAGATGTTGTTGAGGAGCATATCACATAAAACAAACCTTTTTTAAAGTTTATTCTCTTGGAAAAAAAAAGGTATATTCTTCATGTAAAGCCACAGAGAAAACATTGtaatttcatttatttgtgtattatagcattctactttcatttctttttattacaaCTTTAAATCTACCCAttcatagcattgtactttcagatTTAATCTTATTAGGaaattatactttcaaaaatCTATCCAATTACAGCTGTGAAAAATTACTTTGTATTTGTATGAAATTGCTATAAATGTGCAATTTTTTCAAGGGTTATTGTCACTGTAGCCCAACAAACTTTAGTAGATTGGTTTAAATGGTCCCTCATGACTTTTTTTTGGTAGTTTAGGGGCATAAAGTATATGTTTACCTGCTAAAAAAGGCCCATGACTTATTATTACCGGTATTCTTGATGACATGGCATTGACTTGACTTTTTGGCATATACTCGTACAATAATAAATTAGTTTCCTGGTTAGAGCAAAACCCTAATAATCTCACGATATGTCGATGTATGATTCTTCCTAGGGTTTGAATCTCGACATTGAATCCATGGTCGTGAGAAAAACCACGATTCAGGGTTGGCAATCTTTTCACTGCAACAAGTTCATTGTTGGGCATGGCGCCTTTGTAAACAATCCTGACTCCTCCTTTTCCGATGATGTTATCTTCCTTTAAAGAATCGAGAACATCATCGCAAGTGAAATCTAGGTGTTGGAAAGTAGTAAGCTTCCATGATCGAGCTTTGCAAGCTTTCTTGATAGATCGAGCTTTGATGATTGCTGCAATGGTGAAGGCAATGGAACAGAGGAGTAtgccaagaacaagaagttttaCAGAGGCAGAGATTGGTGATTTTGAATGTGATTGATGGGTGGCGTTTGCGATTCCTCCTTTACAAGGTCCATCGAGTAAAAGCTTCTGCACATCGAAAAATTGGCTAATGGTGGACCGGTTAACCGATTGTTGGACAAACTGACCTGACCGAGATTCGCACCGACACATAATCGGTCACCGGGAATTCGCCGGAGAGAAGACTGTTATGAAGTTCAACCTATGAGAGATGAGGCAAACTGAAAAGCCCTTTTTGGAATTGAACCATTGAGGAAATTTTCTCCCATTCAGATTCGATTCAGCGATTGACATTCACCAAGAGACTCCGAAATCGGACAAAATAAAAAGTTTCCCAAAGTGATTATCGTTTCGAGTTTGTTTCCATAGCATAGATTGGGAGGGAAGTGAACTTGTTAATTTGTTGGAAGACAGATCAAGGATCTGTAGCTTTCTGTTCCTGCCAAGGCCTTGAGGAATGCTTACGATGAAGTTGTTTTCCTAGAGCTGTAATACCTCCAACTCGGACAGTTCGCCGATGAAATCAGGAATCGATCCGTGGAGTTTGTTTCAGAACAAATCGAGTAAGGTGAGGTTGTTGAATTTAGGGAAGAATGAGGATAGTAGGCAGATGCAATCAAGGAAGCAACAAGAGAGAACAAAGGCTTTCACCACCGACATAGTTTTAACAGGAAAAATCCACGTAGATGGCATATGGGCGCCACGTGGACCATTTTTAGTTGACCAAATGTCATGTGGCATATCAAAACTGATGAGTAGGAAGGGGTTCACCCGGTGACCACTTCATATTTTTTATAATGCCCTTTTAAAACGGTAAAACACAACTACGTACCcctaaaaaaccaaaaaaagtCATGAGAAACCATTTAAACCAATATACTAAAGTTTGTTGCGTTATATGGACAATAACctttttttcaaagtacaatgtaagAGGAAGGAAGGATAATGTCACTAAATAGGTATCAAGTTTCACATTAGTTCACCTAACTTTCAAATTTTGTTgcattttgtatttttattttgtttcatTGTTATAAAGTTGTCTTTTTTGTTCACATACGTCACATCTAATGAAATTATTTTAATAAACATGCCACATCATATGTCCACATGtgaaaaacaaaaatacaaaatcaAACGAAATTGGAATCTGAGTAGTTAAACCTCTTAAAAAAAGTTTGAGGTATCTAGTTGGAACTTTCAACATTCAACAACCCCATTGCTATTGATATCAATATTCCAATATCAACTTTAAGTAAAGAAAAGGAAGTACACCGATTAATATTATTCATAAGTAGATAACAACTTATGTAAGTACAAAAGGTGAAGTCACACATTTCATTATTTATAGCAAACACAAGTTGATAAAAAAACAAGCATACTTTATGCTTTAAGGAGATAAGCATCAATCTCCTGAAAATTCTTAGCAGCAAAGTCTCGGATCATACTTGGATCCGGAACCTCATCACTTGCTTTCTCATACTCACACATCCACTTCACAATACTTCCTTCTGCCTCCGGAATCACTTCAAGAGTAGCCTTGAAAGTCTTGTAGTATTTCATCATATCTCCATCAATCACACTATATGCCACTTTCTTCTTCGcttcatcaagttcttcaatcTTCTCTTTCGCCGATTTCACAATCGGCGACCCTGATTGCGTAATCAAACAAAAGACGGTATATATTTTagtaattttatataattaaatttgttaGACGATTGTCGGACAGTTATTACCTTCGGCAAAATGAACCAATCGGACGGATCCAACGCTTCGTCCATCGCCTTCAAGAACTTCAACTTCTTTGTAGAGATCAGAGCAGACTTTAGGGAAAATTGTAGCGGAGTCCAGGATGGTGTTCCAGAACTTATCAGCTTCGGATTTCACCTTCACTTCAACATCAAGTTTCCCGGTGGTTGCCATTGATGAGAAGTTGTCAAAAGTCAAAATGTCAAAGTTTACAAGTCAAACGAAATTGAAAAGCTAGAATGTGAAGGTATGCAGATTGGAGAATGAATACATATGATATGGACTTGGTTATATATAGGGAGAGTGGGGTTAAATGCAAGGTGTAAAGTTAGACAGGGGGTAGTTGGTAATTGCATTAAGTGTGGGGGTCATTTATGGGGCATTTTATTTGGTTGATTCTTGTTTATAATTACTCGTATATCGTATAGTGGTACTGGTTAGTGGTTATGGGGTTAAATGTGAGGTTTAAAGTGATGGGGGGAGTAGTTGGCAATTGCATCAAGTATAGGGGGTCATTTATGAGAGAATTCTTAAATCGTGCGGTTGATGACTTTTATGACTCTGCTGTATGTCGGCACCGTGTAccatttaataatatatatcttTCGGTATAATCCTTTATTAAATTATAAACCTTTATaagatttagaaaaaaaaatgtatacagaTTAATCCAACAAATACTCTATCTATGTTATTTGGTAATGTATAAATTGGATTAAAATGTTTCTAGAAAGGGAATAAATGCATTTCTTTAGCATTAtccaatataaaaaaaaaatatagtttctaaaGTACACATTTCATAACATTTTTTTATTCATAAACTAtctttaaaaatgtatttttttttctaataccaAATTTACTTTCTATTTGTTAATAATCATCGAAAAAAGTATGGGTTTTTATCATTCTTACTTGCAATATTTTCTTTTTGTTCTCTCTGAATGTTTAGATATGTGATGAAAGATTaaacttattttattaaattatgtgataattaacaTTTCATTTATTTTCGTATACACTACGTAGAATGGTGACTATTACAGACGCTTGATATTTTATAAACCATCGGGTTCTAGGTTTGGTTACACGTTACAACAAAGTGTTGTCAACTTTTTAGGGCAATGTCGACCAGGACAAGAGATATAAAGCTTGCTAAAGGAGGCATACGTATGAATATTTTGTATGGACCCAATGAATTGGCTAAAAGTTACTGATAATGATAATATCACTTGAAAGTTGTATTAATTCTTTTTCAAATTAGTCCTTTGTCTTTTGTTATTTTCTTAATGGTTTGGATTTGGGTCGATGAGCCGTCTCTAGTTTGTTTACTACTTATTTCTTCAATCGTAGGCAAATTATGTAACTTTTTGTTGGAAAATTGAGTTTTTACCTGTTTTACGACATTTAAGATGAGTTTTATCACTTTTGGTACATAAATGTCATGTCTTGTCAAACtcaaaacaaaaatatatatgaaCGTGTAATTAATTACGGTGCTGAAAATGTTAGGTATTGGAAATAAAATCGTTGTTTAAAAAACTATTAGGTTAGAGAGAGTGATGTCATACTTGCTACAGTCTACGTACACACCACTTAACATTTGTCACACTGCTTCAAAAGTTTATCATTTATAGGACGTGAGTTAACGCGTTTGACAtgctatttaaaaaaaataataatataaaagatAATAAATTTAAAGAAATTATTTTAATATAAACTTAAATTTCATTAACTTGAAAGGAAATCACAACACGTTTAAAAAAGAACATAacacacttgaattaaaataacACACACGACAACTAGAAattaaaacacacaaaacactaGAAATTAAAAGACAACAAACTTAAAGTTAAAAAACACACAAGACGCTAGGTCATTCGCAATGTTAACGCCATTTTTCGCACCACCTCACCGTCTGTCAAAACTCAACAAACCGAAAATGTTTGTTAGTTTCTTCACGGAAAGCTTCAGAGCATTCAcaaacaaaatatttttattttcaccATGCATTACTTCACACCTCACCCTACGAAGCATATTGTTAAACTGCATTGAAATCGCGTTTTCATTTTTTCATTTGGAGAATAGTTGATCTTTTTACTTCAAGGCTGGCTAACTTTACGGTTGTATCTTTCGACGACTCTCCTCCAGAATGTAGGCGTATCGACGTTAATGTTGTTTGGCTCTTCTATTTACATTGACCCAGGAATGAGCCAATATGATATTTTCATTATTGACTAAAGACGAGCCATTTTTTAGAgatgaaatttgaaaaaaaaatagaaaataaaaaagttaGAAGAGTTGAATTAAGAAGATTTGAATGTGATGAAAAATAAAGAAGGATGATGGTTTTATAGTAGTTGATGGAAGGTGACAACAATGGCTaaagtgtaacaccccaaagtttggaaagccaagagaagaaagaaaaccccaatttttaggggagactcggcgagtctatggaa includes:
- the LOC111888332 gene encoding WAT1-related protein At5g40230 produces the protein MKEYVGMVGAQIAQVLLIIVSKYAIADGMSNYSFIFYSNALASLILLPLSLIFHRSANRPPLTFIVVCGFFTIGLLGFFAQVFGYSGISLSSATLATTLLNLIPGFTFILAILFRMETVDLSITTQAKFIGTVVSIAGAIIMTLYKGPTILSSLLKSEISQNLLVQPSNWVLGGIFLAIDCVFGSMYMIAQAFILKKYPAEMIVMFSYCFVCTILAALASSIVEADLSSFSLKPKIRLMSILYSGIFGSAFQVTVQSWCIKRRGPVFVAMFHPIGIVIATFIGVIFLGDGVYLGSLLGSVIVVIGFYSVMWGKAKEKSTVVNNGGSSKLQNEEAPLLQDVVEEHIT
- the LOC111888333 gene encoding MLP-like protein 423, yielding MATTGKLDVEVKVKSEADKFWNTILDSATIFPKVCSDLYKEVEVLEGDGRSVGSVRLVHFAEGSPIVKSAKEKIEELDEAKKKVAYSVIDGDMMKYYKTFKATLEVIPEAEGSIVKWMCEYEKASDEVPDPSMIRDFAAKNFQEIDAYLLKA